The Gouania willdenowi chromosome 7, fGouWil2.1, whole genome shotgun sequence genome includes a window with the following:
- the LOC114467453 gene encoding tubulin alpha chain-like — translation MRECISIHVGQAGVQIGNACWELYCLEHGIQPDGQMPSDKTIGGGDDSFNTFFSETGAGKHVPRAVFVDLEPTVIDEVRSGTYRQLFHPEQLITGKEDAANNYARGHYTIGKEIIDLVLDRIRKLADQCTGLQGFLVFHSFGGGTGSGFTSLLMERLSVDYGKKSKLEFSIYPAPQVSTAVVEPYNSILTTHTTLEHSDCAFMVDNEAIYDICRRNLDIERPSYTNLNRLIGQIVSSITASLRFDGALNVDLTEFQTNLVPYPRIHFPLATYAPVISAEKAYHEQLSVSEITNACFEPANQMVKCDPRHGKYMACCLLYRGDVVPKDVNAAIATIKTKRSIQFVDWCPTGFKVGINYQPPTVVPGGDLAKVQRAVCMLSNTTAIAEAWARLDHKFDLMYAKRAFVHWYVGEGMEEGEFSEAREDMAALEKDYEEVGVDSIEGEGEEEGEEY, via the exons ATG CGCGAATGCATCTCTATCCACGTTGGCCAAGCCGGTGTCCAGATTGGCAATGCATGCTGGGAGCTGTACTGTCTGGAGCATGGAATCCAGCCTGATGGTCAGATGCCTAGTGACAAGACCATCGGAGGAGGAGACGACTCCTTTAACACTTTCTTTAGTGAGACTGGAGCTGGAAAACACGTCCCCAGAGCGGTCTTTGTGGACCTGGAGCCCACTGTCATTG ATGAGGTTCGCAGTGGAACCTACCGTCAGCTGTTCCATCCTGAGCAGTTGATCACTGGTAAGGAGGACGCTGCCAACAATTATGCTCGTGGTCACTACACCATCGGCAAGGAGATCATTGACCTGGTTCTGGACCGAATCCGCAAACTG GCGGACCAGTGCACAGGACTTCAAGGGTTCCTGGTCTTCCACAGCTTCGGTGGAGGCACCGGCTCTGGTTTCACCTCTCTGCTGATGGAGCGTCTGTCCGTGGACTACGGCAAGAAGTCCAAGCTGGAGTTCTCCATCTACCCAGCTCCTCAGGTGTCCACTGCTGTGGTGGAGCCCTACAACTCTATTCTGACCACCCACACCACCCTGGAGCACTCCGACTGTGCCTTCATGGTGGACAACGAGGCCATCTACGATATTTGTCGCAGGAACCTGGACATTGAGCGTCCGTCGTATACTAACCTCAATAGGCTAATCGGTCAGATCGTGTCCTCCATCACGGCCTCTCTTCGTTTCGATGGTGCCCTGAATGTTGATCTGACAGAGTTTCAGACCAACTTGGTGCCCTATCCCCGTATCCACTTCCCTCTGGCCACCTACGCCCCCGTCATCTCAGCTGAGAAGGCGTACCATGAGCAGCTGTCAGTGTCTGAGATCACCAACGCCTGCTTCGAGCCGGCCAATCAGATGGTCAAGTGCGACCCTCGCCATGGAAAGTACATGGCTTGTTGTCTGTTGTACCGTGGCGACGTCGTTCCTAAAGACGTGAACGCCGCCATCGCCACCATCAAAACCAAGCGCTCCATCCAGTTCGTGGACTGGTGTCCAACTGGTTTTAAGGTTGGCATTAACTACCAGCCACCCACAGTGGTTCCTGGTGGAGACCTGGCTAAGGTCCAGAGGGCCGTGTGCATGCTCAGCAACACTACTGCTATCGCTGAGGCCTGGGCTCGGCTCGACCACAAGTTCGACCTGATGTACGCCAAGAGAGCCTTCGTTCATTGGTACGTGGGGGAGGGGATGGAGGAGGGAGAGTTCTCTGAGGCCAGGGAGGACATGGCAGCTCTGGAGAAGGATTATGAGGAGGTTGGAGTTGACTCCATcgagggagagggagaggaggaagggGAGGAGTATTAG